Proteins encoded within one genomic window of Mycolicibacterium aubagnense:
- a CDS encoding glycosyltransferase has translation MRVAVVAGPDPGHAFPALALCLRFHAAGDRPVLLTGRQWLETARAAGLEARELLGLDPEDGDDDLDSGAKIHERAARMAVLNVPVLRELAPELVVSDVITACGGMAAELMGLPWVELTPHPLYLPSKALPPLGSGLAPGVGVRGRLRDAMLRFFTARSVRQGDRQRSAARVGIGLPATDPGPARRLIATLPGLEVPRPDWPAEAVVVGPLHFEPTTAVLDVPAGSGPVVVVAPSTATTGMQGLDDLALEALIPGRTLPAGARVVVSRLRGPDAPVPPWAAVGLGRQDELLKRADVMICGGGHGIVSKTLLAGVPLVVVPGGGDQWEIANRIVRQGSGELIRPLTADSLTAAVGRVLSAHSYRDAARRAGNSGAGVADPVAVCRAALRVHAE, from the coding sequence ATGCGCGTCGCGGTGGTTGCCGGGCCGGACCCCGGCCATGCCTTTCCGGCTCTCGCGTTGTGCCTCCGGTTTCACGCTGCCGGCGACCGACCCGTGCTGCTGACGGGCCGGCAATGGCTCGAGACGGCGCGGGCGGCCGGGCTTGAGGCGCGGGAGCTGCTGGGGCTGGACCCCGAGGATGGCGACGACGACCTCGACTCGGGGGCCAAGATTCACGAGCGAGCGGCCCGGATGGCGGTGCTCAATGTGCCGGTGCTGAGGGAGCTGGCTCCGGAGCTGGTGGTATCCGACGTCATCACGGCCTGCGGCGGCATGGCTGCCGAGCTGATGGGGCTGCCGTGGGTCGAGCTCACGCCGCACCCGCTGTACCTGCCGTCGAAGGCCCTGCCGCCGCTGGGCAGTGGGCTGGCTCCGGGCGTGGGGGTGCGGGGCCGGTTGCGCGACGCGATGCTGCGTTTCTTCACGGCGCGTTCGGTACGCCAGGGGGACCGGCAGCGGTCGGCGGCGCGCGTCGGAATCGGCCTGCCCGCAACCGATCCCGGGCCGGCGCGGCGGTTGATCGCGACCCTGCCCGGACTGGAGGTGCCGCGCCCGGACTGGCCGGCCGAAGCCGTCGTCGTCGGGCCGCTTCACTTCGAGCCGACAACCGCGGTGCTCGACGTACCTGCCGGTTCGGGCCCGGTCGTCGTGGTGGCGCCGTCGACGGCCACGACGGGGATGCAGGGCCTCGATGATCTGGCCCTGGAGGCGCTGATCCCGGGACGGACGCTGCCCGCTGGCGCGCGTGTCGTCGTGTCCCGGCTGCGCGGCCCCGATGCGCCGGTGCCGCCGTGGGCCGCGGTCGGACTCGGCCGCCAGGACGAGCTGCTGAAACGGGCCGACGTGATGATCTGCGGAGGCGGCCACGGCATCGTGTCCAAGACGCTGCTGGCCGGGGTACCGCTGGTGGTGGTGCCCGGTGGTGGCGACCAGTGGGAGATCGCCAATCGGATTGTGCGGCAGGGCAGTGGTGAGCTGATCCGGCCGTTGACCGCGGACTCGTTGACGGCGGCCGTCGGCCGAGTCCTGTCGGCGCACTCCTACCGGGATGCCGCACGACGGGCCGGCAACAGTGGAGCGGGCGTCGCCGACCCGGTGGCCGTGTGCCGGGCGGCGTTGCGCGTTCATGCTGAGTAG
- a CDS encoding DUF4282 domain-containing protein encodes MVDISRTEELDAEVESGGRSWPALTAFTDLGFRKSTAQHVVPLLYGLVIAGAVVLYLAGAVVAFELSALLGVFWLFLAGPVTCVAIVLVARVVLESLSAFMAMGRQVDELNELVLEIAELMIGVSDKIDVIPTLPSFGRGGRSRRRAAIMDMRDRIVARRAAATDTAD; translated from the coding sequence GTGGTTGACATTTCGCGCACCGAGGAGCTCGATGCAGAGGTCGAATCCGGTGGTCGCAGCTGGCCTGCGCTGACGGCATTCACCGACCTCGGATTCCGGAAGTCGACGGCGCAGCACGTGGTTCCGCTGTTGTACGGGCTTGTCATCGCCGGTGCGGTGGTTTTGTATCTCGCGGGCGCCGTCGTGGCGTTCGAGCTGTCCGCGCTGCTCGGCGTGTTCTGGTTGTTCCTCGCCGGCCCGGTCACCTGCGTGGCGATCGTGCTGGTGGCGCGGGTGGTCCTGGAGTCGCTGAGTGCGTTCATGGCGATGGGCCGGCAGGTCGACGAGCTCAACGAGCTCGTGCTGGAGATCGCCGAGCTGATGATCGGGGTATCGGACAAGATCGACGTGATCCCGACGCTCCCGTCGTTCGGCCGTGGTGGCCGGTCCCGCCGGAGGGCCGCGATCATGGATATGCGGGACCGGATCGTCGCGCGGCGGGCAGCCGCGACCGACACCGCCGACTAG
- a CDS encoding limonene-1,2-epoxide hydrolase family protein, with protein sequence MTQSTPAVTQTNAEIVETFLYALQAADMDTADRLLDDNLVYENVGLPTIHGRARAMKLFRPMQKGPVGFEVKFHRIVGEGTTVLNERTDALVIGPVRLQFWVCGVFEVHDGKITLWRDYFDMFDMVKATVRGLLGAAVPALRPTM encoded by the coding sequence ATGACACAGAGCACACCGGCAGTGACTCAGACCAACGCCGAGATCGTCGAAACCTTCCTCTACGCCCTGCAGGCCGCGGACATGGACACGGCAGACCGTCTGCTCGACGACAACCTCGTCTACGAGAACGTCGGCCTGCCCACCATCCACGGTCGCGCTCGCGCCATGAAGCTGTTCCGCCCGATGCAGAAGGGTCCGGTCGGTTTCGAGGTGAAGTTCCACCGCATCGTCGGCGAGGGCACCACGGTCCTCAACGAACGCACCGACGCGCTGGTCATCGGACCCGTGCGTCTGCAGTTCTGGGTCTGCGGCGTGTTCGAGGTGCACGACGGCAAGATCACGCTGTGGCGCGACTACTTCGACATGTTCGACATGGTCAAGGCCACCGTGCGCGGCCTCCTCGGGGCCGCCGTCCCGGCCCTGCGACCGACCATGTAG
- a CDS encoding DUF5313 domain-containing protein, producing the protein MANENRPKPNAWQYIKYSYGGRLPDSMRAWVTEDLVGEGATLRIIMRMFIPAFLILIPIWFLPELLGIHGSSDLVIRLSATVPILIPVIYFSHALNKIWRRHMLVKHDIDPKLLDQVLRQKNAHIHAAYEERYGRRSDDGTGSSTTI; encoded by the coding sequence ATGGCCAACGAGAATCGCCCGAAGCCCAACGCCTGGCAGTACATCAAGTACAGCTATGGCGGCCGGCTGCCCGACTCGATGCGGGCCTGGGTGACCGAGGACCTCGTCGGTGAGGGCGCGACGCTGCGGATCATCATGCGGATGTTCATTCCGGCGTTCCTGATCCTGATCCCGATCTGGTTCCTGCCCGAACTTCTCGGCATCCACGGGTCGTCGGACCTCGTCATCCGCCTCAGCGCGACGGTCCCCATCCTGATCCCGGTGATCTACTTCTCCCATGCGCTGAACAAGATCTGGCGCCGGCACATGCTGGTCAAACACGACATCGACCCGAAACTGCTCGACCAGGTGCTGCGCCAGAAGAACGCCCACATCCACGCGGCCTACGAGGAGCGGTATGGCCGACGGAGCGATGACGGCACCGGCAGTTCCACCACGATCTAG
- the pspM gene encoding phage shock envelope stress response protein PspM — protein sequence MKAQSAGRPGETRGWQAVLQRGIDTAAELSDLVAQRLGAAADPRARLLRKRRWALRLGWLFAGASAFWIGLTALLAAWSTPFWVLIITGPIAGGAAFLATLCFLRYRWLRGEPLPPVRTSRLLPPRSSAARRPMETLASAERGLYSLLSVIQRGQLLPAAEIAEVTAAANVSAAALAGTAREVVAMERAAGSIPQSRAHLAPTIKAHAAQLDAGVRQYTEIATAAAQLVSAASSGAGSARAMAEQRYRSELVAATDRLSAWAQAFDELGRLRQA from the coding sequence GTGAAAGCCCAGTCGGCCGGCCGTCCCGGGGAGACCCGGGGGTGGCAGGCAGTCCTGCAACGCGGTATCGACACCGCTGCCGAATTGTCCGACCTGGTGGCCCAGCGCCTCGGCGCGGCCGCCGACCCGCGGGCCCGGCTGCTGCGCAAGCGGCGCTGGGCACTGCGGTTGGGCTGGTTGTTCGCCGGCGCCAGTGCATTCTGGATCGGGTTGACGGCGCTGCTGGCCGCCTGGAGCACCCCGTTCTGGGTGCTGATCATCACCGGCCCCATCGCTGGTGGCGCCGCGTTCCTGGCGACCCTGTGCTTCCTGCGCTACCGCTGGCTGCGTGGCGAACCACTGCCACCCGTGCGGACCTCGCGACTGCTGCCGCCCAGGAGCTCGGCGGCACGGCGTCCGATGGAAACGCTCGCGTCGGCCGAACGTGGGCTGTACTCCCTGCTGAGCGTCATCCAGCGCGGCCAGTTGCTGCCCGCCGCCGAGATCGCCGAGGTGACCGCCGCGGCCAATGTGTCGGCCGCGGCGCTGGCCGGTACGGCCAGAGAAGTGGTCGCGATGGAGCGGGCCGCCGGCTCGATACCCCAGTCCCGCGCGCATCTGGCACCGACCATCAAGGCCCACGCGGCCCAGCTGGACGCGGGGGTGCGGCAGTACACCGAGATTGCCACGGCGGCAGCGCAATTGGTGTCAGCAGCCAGCAGCGGTGCGGGCTCGGCGCGGGCCATGGCCGAGCAGCGCTACCGCAGCGAACTGGTCGCCGCCACCGACCGGCTCAGCGCCTGGGCACAGGCCTTCGACGAACTCGGACGCCTGCGCCAGGCCTGA
- the recA gene encoding recombinase RecA, whose translation MAAQAPDREKALELALAQIDKSFGKGSVMRLGEETRQPISVIPTGSIALDVALGIGGLPRGRVVEIYGPESSGKTTVALHAVANAQAAGGIAAFIDAEHALDPEYAKKLGVDTDALLVSQPDTGEQALEIADMLVRSGAIDILVIDSVAALVPRAEIEGEMGDSHVGLQARLMSQALRKMTGALNNSGTTAIFINQLREKIGVMFGSPETTTGGKALKFYASVRMDVRRIETLKDGTDAVGNRTRVKIVKNKVAPPFKQAEFDILYGRGISREGSLIDMGVEHGFIRKSGSWFTYDGEQLGQGKENARNFLLQNLDAANEIEKKIKEKLGIGAVLTDGAADDVLPAPVDF comes from the coding sequence ATGGCAGCACAGGCCCCAGATCGCGAGAAGGCACTCGAACTTGCGCTGGCACAGATCGACAAGAGTTTCGGCAAGGGCTCGGTCATGCGGCTGGGAGAAGAGACCCGCCAACCGATTTCGGTCATCCCGACCGGGTCCATCGCACTGGATGTCGCGCTCGGTATCGGCGGTCTGCCGCGCGGCCGCGTCGTCGAGATCTACGGCCCGGAATCCTCGGGTAAGACCACGGTCGCCCTGCACGCGGTGGCCAACGCGCAAGCCGCCGGCGGGATCGCGGCGTTCATCGACGCCGAGCACGCGCTGGACCCCGAGTACGCCAAGAAGCTCGGTGTGGACACCGACGCACTGCTGGTCTCTCAGCCTGACACCGGTGAGCAGGCCCTGGAGATCGCCGACATGCTGGTGCGCTCCGGCGCCATCGACATCCTGGTCATCGACTCGGTTGCCGCCCTGGTGCCGCGCGCCGAGATCGAGGGCGAGATGGGTGACAGTCACGTCGGTCTGCAGGCCCGTCTGATGAGCCAGGCGCTGCGCAAGATGACCGGCGCGCTGAACAATTCCGGCACCACCGCCATCTTCATCAACCAGCTGCGCGAGAAGATCGGTGTCATGTTCGGCTCGCCCGAAACCACCACGGGTGGTAAGGCTTTGAAGTTCTACGCCTCGGTGCGTATGGACGTGCGCCGCATCGAGACGCTCAAGGACGGCACCGACGCGGTCGGTAACCGCACCCGCGTCAAGATCGTCAAGAACAAGGTGGCGCCGCCGTTCAAGCAGGCCGAGTTCGACATTCTTTACGGCCGCGGCATCTCTCGCGAGGGCTCGCTCATCGACATGGGTGTCGAGCACGGCTTCATCCGGAAGTCGGGTTCGTGGTTCACCTACGACGGCGAGCAGCTGGGGCAGGGCAAGGAAAACGCCCGTAACTTCCTGCTGCAAAACCTGGACGCCGCCAACGAGATCGAGAAGAAGATCAAAGAGAAGCTCGGTATCGGTGCGGTTCTGACCGATGGTGCGGCTGATGACGTCCTTCCCGCCCCAGTCGACTTCTAA
- a CDS encoding amino-acid N-acetyltransferase, producing MSDAPKPGTTGLVVRRARTSDVPGIKALVDIYAGKILLEKNLVTLYEAVQEFWVADLGGEIVGCGALHVLWADLGEVRTVAAHPKVRGMGVGHAVVAQLLDVARELELQRVFVLTFETDFFSRHGFKEIEGTPVTAEVYEEMCRSYDTGVAEFLDLSYVKPNTLGNTRMIVTL from the coding sequence GTGAGCGACGCACCGAAACCGGGCACCACAGGGCTGGTGGTTCGCCGCGCCCGGACTTCCGACGTCCCGGGAATCAAGGCCCTCGTGGACATCTACGCGGGAAAGATCCTGCTGGAGAAGAACCTGGTCACCCTCTACGAGGCGGTCCAGGAGTTCTGGGTGGCCGACCTGGGCGGCGAGATCGTCGGCTGCGGCGCGTTGCACGTGCTGTGGGCCGACCTCGGCGAGGTGCGTACCGTCGCGGCCCATCCGAAGGTGCGCGGCATGGGCGTCGGGCACGCAGTGGTGGCGCAGCTGCTCGACGTGGCGCGGGAGCTGGAGCTGCAGCGCGTCTTCGTGCTCACCTTCGAGACCGACTTCTTCAGCCGGCATGGCTTCAAGGAGATCGAGGGCACGCCCGTCACCGCAGAGGTGTACGAGGAGATGTGCCGCTCATACGACACCGGTGTGGCCGAGTTCCTGGACCTCTCCTACGTGAAGCCGAACACCCTGGGCAACACCCGGATGATCGTCACGCTGTGA
- a CDS encoding SDR family NAD(P)-dependent oxidoreductase has protein sequence MSATVAVVTGAGRGIGLAIAKALASQGHRVLITDVDGNAAQRAAEVVGHGAWGMAQDVREVAGHVAVAAAAAERGRLAVWVNNAGVLHAGNCWEQPAEHVTQTLDINVRGMMAGCAAAVNAMGAGGGVILNVASISALTPVPGLAVYAASKAAVLSYTTSLQGELRSAGLPIRARALCPDVVNTEMVTATTHDPGAALLFSGPKPLAAEDVARAAMELMDSRQIFRVVPRWRGVIARGTDVAPAAGLRALSLMRMLGLRRQRSL, from the coding sequence ATGAGTGCCACCGTTGCTGTCGTCACCGGAGCCGGCCGGGGGATCGGCCTGGCCATCGCGAAAGCTCTTGCCTCGCAAGGTCACCGCGTGCTGATCACCGACGTCGATGGGAACGCCGCGCAGCGGGCTGCCGAGGTCGTCGGGCACGGCGCGTGGGGGATGGCCCAGGACGTGCGCGAGGTCGCCGGTCATGTGGCCGTGGCCGCGGCAGCTGCCGAGCGGGGACGACTTGCGGTGTGGGTCAACAACGCCGGAGTGCTACACGCGGGCAACTGCTGGGAGCAGCCGGCCGAGCACGTCACCCAGACCCTCGACATCAATGTTCGCGGGATGATGGCGGGCTGTGCGGCGGCGGTCAACGCCATGGGGGCCGGCGGCGGCGTCATCCTCAACGTCGCCTCAATTTCCGCACTGACCCCGGTTCCCGGACTGGCGGTATACGCGGCGAGCAAGGCGGCAGTGCTCTCCTACACCACTTCGCTGCAGGGTGAACTGCGTAGTGCCGGCCTGCCGATCCGGGCCCGCGCGCTGTGTCCGGATGTGGTGAACACCGAGATGGTCACCGCGACGACCCACGATCCCGGTGCCGCCCTGCTGTTCTCGGGACCCAAGCCGCTGGCGGCCGAAGACGTGGCCCGGGCCGCGATGGAGCTGATGGACTCCCGCCAGATCTTCCGCGTGGTGCCGCGCTGGCGAGGAGTGATCGCGCGCGGCACCGATGTCGCCCCTGCCGCGGGCCTGCGGGCCCTGTCTCTGATGAGGATGCTGGGACTGCGACGCCAGCGTTCTCTGTGA
- the pspA gene encoding phage shock protein PspA, with amino-acid sequence MANPFVKAWKYLMALFSSKVDEYADPKVQIQQAIEEAQRQHQALTQQAASVIGNQRQLEMRLNRQLADIEKLQANVRQALTLADQATSAGDVAKATEYNNAAEAFAAQLVTAEQSVEDLKGLHDQSLQAATQAKKAVEQNAMVLQQKIAERTKLLSQLEQAKMQEQVSASLRSMTEIAAPGNTPSLDEVRDKIERRYANAMGSAELAQNSVQGRMMEVQQASVQMAGHSRLEQIRASMQGNSLPSGGAAAPATPAAPAANPAPENPLSQ; translated from the coding sequence ATGGCCAATCCCTTTGTCAAAGCCTGGAAGTACCTCATGGCGCTGTTCAGCTCCAAGGTTGACGAATACGCCGACCCGAAGGTGCAGATTCAGCAGGCGATCGAGGAGGCCCAGCGCCAGCACCAGGCCCTGACCCAGCAGGCGGCCTCGGTCATCGGCAACCAGCGCCAGCTCGAGATGCGGCTGAACCGCCAGCTTGCCGACATCGAGAAGCTGCAGGCCAACGTCCGTCAGGCCCTCACCCTGGCCGACCAGGCCACGTCTGCCGGTGACGTCGCCAAGGCCACCGAATACAACAACGCCGCCGAGGCGTTCGCCGCCCAGTTGGTGACGGCCGAGCAGAGTGTCGAGGACCTCAAGGGTCTGCACGACCAGTCGCTGCAGGCCGCGACCCAGGCCAAGAAGGCCGTCGAGCAGAACGCCATGGTGCTGCAGCAGAAGATCGCCGAGCGCACCAAGCTGCTGTCCCAGCTGGAGCAGGCCAAGATGCAGGAGCAGGTCAGCGCCTCGCTGCGCTCCATGACCGAGATCGCCGCGCCAGGCAACACCCCGAGCCTTGACGAGGTGCGCGACAAGATCGAGCGCCGCTACGCCAACGCCATGGGTTCCGCCGAGCTGGCGCAGAACTCGGTTCAGGGCCGCATGATGGAGGTGCAGCAGGCCAGCGTGCAGATGGCCGGGCATTCGCGACTGGAGCAGATCCGCGCCTCGATGCAGGGCAACTCCCTGCCGTCCGGCGGCGCCGCCGCGCCGGCCACGCCGGCGGCTCCGGCAGCCAACCCGGCACCGGAAAACCCGCTGTCGCAATAA
- a CDS encoding DUF3046 domain-containing protein, with amino-acid sequence MRLTEFTLLIEDQFGAARGAALVADHVLAVLGGRTPAQAIEAGVDPRDVWRALCADFDVPRDQW; translated from the coding sequence GTGCGACTGACCGAATTCACCCTGCTGATCGAAGACCAGTTCGGTGCGGCGCGCGGTGCTGCGTTGGTGGCCGACCATGTGCTGGCCGTCCTCGGCGGTCGTACTCCGGCCCAGGCGATCGAGGCCGGGGTCGACCCCCGTGACGTGTGGCGGGCCCTGTGCGCGGATTTCGATGTCCCGCGCGATCAATGGTGA
- a CDS encoding FtsK/SpoIIIE family DNA translocase, which translates to MASKTATSSANRAKAGSANRGAAGSGARSSKSGSGNSGRAARPPAPKSPARKPARKPAPHPSPVATAGAAVGRGARAGWLMLAKGAGTTARSVGRARELEPGHRRDGIALALLGVAFLIAASSWFDAARPVGAWIDYGVRTVIGSAVVVLPVLLLALAITLMRTHPNPDARPRLILGAAMIALPVLGLWHVWAGGPTEPGERRGAAGFVGFVIGGPLSDGLTVWIATPLLIMGVLFGLLLVTGTTIRELPDTLRYMVSGRLHGEHGDEYDAPAGYMDDFADDFADGYYDDPTYSQDEPEAWPGSEQATTAMTRPLGRTPLDNYPVEPAADEAPTAPEPAAKTTRRRKAQNVADPVPTKAKALEKAPEKAQDDSLTLDRVIEGDYTLPPLDLLADGDPPKRVGRDNDRIMNAISEVMEQFKIDATVVGFQRGPTVTRYEIELGPGVRVERFTQLQRNLAYAVANEHIRLLAPIPGKSLVGVEVPNSDREMVRLKDVLGAPSTRKDHHPMVFGIGKDVEGHYISYNLAKMPHLLVAGSTGSGKSSFINSMLVSLLQRATPDEVRMILVDPKMVEFPPYQGIPHLITPVIIDPKKAAAALAWLVEEMEQRYQDMSASGVRHIDDFNKKVRSGEISTPLGSERVYKTYPYILCVVDELADLMMQAPRDVEDAIVRITQKARAAGIHLVLATQQPVVSVVTGLIKANVPSRMAFGVTNATNSRVILDQIGAEKLTGKGDGLFQPSEAPKPIRVQGAFVSDEEIQAVVAYTKQQAQPEFIDGVTVKTVEKREIDSDIGDDMGVLLQAVELVVSSQFGSTSMLQRKLRVGFAKAGRLMDLMETRGIVGPSEGSKAREVLVKPDELAGTLMLIQGGSDAGGSMGDDPGF; encoded by the coding sequence ATGGCGAGTAAAACCGCAACGAGCTCAGCTAACCGGGCCAAGGCCGGGTCGGCGAATCGTGGCGCAGCCGGTTCGGGGGCGCGTTCATCGAAGTCAGGCAGTGGAAACTCGGGGCGGGCGGCACGTCCGCCGGCGCCGAAATCGCCCGCTCGCAAGCCGGCCCGCAAACCAGCGCCCCACCCATCTCCGGTGGCTACCGCCGGTGCTGCGGTAGGTCGTGGTGCCCGCGCCGGCTGGCTGATGCTCGCCAAGGGGGCCGGAACCACCGCTCGCAGCGTGGGCCGTGCGCGGGAACTCGAGCCCGGACACCGTCGTGACGGCATCGCGCTGGCACTGCTCGGCGTCGCATTCCTGATCGCGGCCAGCTCCTGGTTCGACGCGGCCCGACCCGTCGGTGCGTGGATCGACTACGGCGTGCGCACGGTCATCGGATCCGCGGTCGTGGTGCTGCCGGTCCTGCTGTTGGCGCTGGCCATCACGCTGATGCGCACCCACCCGAACCCCGACGCGCGGCCACGGCTGATCCTCGGCGCCGCCATGATCGCACTGCCGGTGCTCGGCCTGTGGCACGTCTGGGCCGGTGGGCCCACCGAGCCGGGGGAGCGCCGCGGCGCCGCGGGGTTCGTCGGCTTCGTCATCGGCGGGCCACTCTCGGACGGGCTGACCGTCTGGATCGCCACGCCGCTGCTCATCATGGGCGTGCTGTTCGGCCTGCTGCTGGTCACCGGCACGACGATCCGGGAACTGCCGGACACGTTGCGCTACATGGTGTCCGGTCGCCTGCACGGCGAGCACGGCGACGAGTACGACGCCCCGGCCGGCTACATGGACGACTTCGCGGATGATTTCGCCGACGGCTACTACGACGACCCGACCTATTCACAGGACGAACCGGAGGCCTGGCCGGGTTCGGAGCAGGCCACCACGGCCATGACGCGGCCGCTGGGCCGCACGCCGCTGGACAACTACCCGGTCGAACCCGCAGCCGACGAGGCGCCGACCGCGCCCGAGCCGGCGGCCAAGACGACGCGCCGCCGCAAGGCCCAGAACGTTGCGGATCCCGTGCCCACGAAGGCCAAGGCCTTGGAGAAGGCACCGGAAAAAGCGCAAGACGACAGCCTCACGCTGGATCGCGTCATCGAGGGCGATTACACGCTGCCGCCGCTGGACCTGCTGGCCGACGGCGACCCGCCGAAGCGGGTCGGCCGCGACAACGACCGCATCATGAACGCGATCTCCGAGGTCATGGAGCAATTCAAGATCGACGCCACGGTCGTCGGCTTCCAGCGCGGCCCGACCGTCACGCGCTACGAGATCGAGCTCGGGCCCGGCGTCCGCGTCGAGCGGTTCACCCAGCTGCAGCGCAACCTCGCCTACGCGGTGGCCAACGAGCACATCCGCCTGCTCGCACCGATCCCCGGCAAATCGCTGGTGGGTGTCGAGGTTCCGAACAGCGACCGCGAGATGGTGCGGCTCAAGGACGTGCTGGGCGCGCCGTCCACCCGCAAGGATCACCACCCGATGGTGTTCGGCATCGGCAAGGACGTCGAAGGCCACTACATCAGCTACAACCTGGCCAAGATGCCCCACCTGCTGGTGGCCGGCTCCACCGGTTCGGGTAAGTCGAGCTTCATCAACTCGATGCTGGTGTCGCTGCTGCAGCGCGCCACCCCGGACGAGGTCCGGATGATCCTGGTTGACCCGAAGATGGTGGAATTCCCGCCGTACCAAGGTATTCCGCACCTCATCACGCCCGTGATCATCGACCCGAAGAAGGCCGCCGCCGCGCTGGCCTGGCTGGTCGAGGAGATGGAACAGCGGTACCAGGACATGAGTGCCAGCGGTGTCCGGCACATCGACGACTTCAACAAAAAAGTGAGATCCGGGGAAATCTCAACGCCGCTGGGCAGCGAGCGGGTCTACAAGACCTACCCGTACATCCTGTGCGTCGTCGACGAGCTGGCCGACCTGATGATGCAGGCACCGCGCGACGTCGAGGACGCCATCGTCCGCATCACCCAGAAGGCCCGTGCCGCGGGCATCCACCTGGTGCTGGCCACCCAGCAGCCGGTGGTGTCGGTGGTGACCGGCTTGATCAAGGCGAATGTGCCGTCCCGCATGGCGTTCGGCGTCACCAACGCGACCAACTCGCGCGTCATCCTCGATCAGATCGGCGCCGAGAAGCTGACCGGTAAGGGTGACGGGCTGTTCCAGCCGTCGGAGGCGCCCAAGCCCATCCGGGTGCAGGGCGCGTTCGTCAGCGACGAAGAAATCCAGGCTGTCGTCGCCTACACCAAGCAGCAGGCCCAGCCGGAGTTCATCGACGGCGTCACGGTCAAGACCGTCGAGAAGCGCGAGATCGACAGCGACATCGGCGACGACATGGGCGTCCTCCTGCAGGCCGTGGAACTGGTCGTGTCGAGCCAGTTCGGGTCGACCTCGATGCTGCAGCGCAAGCTGCGGGTCGGGTTCGCCAAGGCCGGCCGCCTGATGGACCTGATGGAGACCCGCGGCATCGTCGGACCGTCCGAGGGCTCCAAGGCCCGCGAGGTCCTGGTCAAGCCCGACGAACTGGCCGGCACTCTGATGCTGATCCAGGGCGGCTCGGATGCGGGCGGCTCGATGGGCGACGACCCCGGGTTCTAG
- the clgR gene encoding transcriptional regulator ClgR — protein MTTSGQAKRREAMLLREVIGDVLRQARTGQGRTLREVSDGARVSLGYLSEVERGRKEPSSELLGAICGALEMPLSQVLADAAEQMLRTERAEADRTVANIDVATKVVIPQHLAMAVA, from the coding sequence ATGACGACATCTGGGCAAGCGAAGCGCCGGGAAGCGATGTTGCTGCGTGAGGTCATCGGCGACGTGCTGCGTCAGGCCCGTACCGGGCAGGGACGCACACTGCGCGAGGTGTCCGACGGTGCTCGGGTGAGCCTGGGTTACCTGTCCGAGGTCGAACGGGGCCGCAAGGAACCGTCGAGTGAACTGCTCGGCGCCATCTGCGGCGCCCTGGAGATGCCGCTGTCGCAGGTACTGGCCGACGCTGCCGAGCAGATGCTGCGCACCGAGCGCGCCGAGGCCGACCGCACGGTGGCCAACATCGACGTCGCGACCAAGGTCGTCATCCCTCAGCATCTCGCCATGGCCGTTGCGTGA
- the pgsA gene encoding CDP-diacylglycerol--glycerol-3-phosphate 3-phosphatidyltransferase, with product MTGQSDTDPRASRAGVANIANLLTGLRIVLVPVFLAALFAGDGHETRWRIAAFVVFAAAVITDRFDGEIARSFDMVTEFGKLADPIADKALIGAALIGLSMLGDLPWWITVVILARELAVTLLRFAVIRRGVIPASRGGKLKTLVQAVAIGLFVLPLHAWPAPWLTTAWVLMWAAVVLTVLTGIDYVVSAFRRP from the coding sequence GTGACAGGCCAGTCAGATACCGATCCGCGCGCCTCGCGTGCCGGCGTGGCGAACATCGCCAATCTGCTGACCGGGCTGCGCATCGTGCTGGTGCCCGTGTTCCTGGCGGCGCTCTTCGCCGGTGACGGTCACGAAACCCGTTGGCGGATAGCCGCTTTCGTCGTTTTCGCGGCGGCCGTCATCACCGACCGGTTCGACGGCGAGATCGCCCGCAGCTTCGACATGGTCACCGAATTCGGCAAGCTGGCCGACCCGATCGCGGACAAGGCCCTGATCGGGGCCGCACTGATCGGGCTGTCGATGCTCGGAGACCTGCCGTGGTGGATCACCGTCGTCATCCTGGCCCGCGAGCTCGCGGTGACCCTGTTGCGCTTCGCGGTGATCCGGCGCGGCGTCATTCCCGCCAGCCGTGGCGGCAAGCTCAAGACGCTGGTACAGGCAGTGGCGATCGGTCTGTTCGTGCTGCCCCTGCACGCCTGGCCCGCCCCGTGGCTGACCACCGCCTGGGTCTTGATGTGGGCCGCGGTGGTGCTGACGGTGCTGACGGGGATCGACTATGTCGTCTCGGCGTTTCGTCGGCCCTGA